A genomic region of Zea mays cultivar B73 chromosome 6, Zm-B73-REFERENCE-NAM-5.0, whole genome shotgun sequence contains the following coding sequences:
- the LOC100274906 gene encoding uncharacterized protein LOC100274906: protein MPERFWSKKITGVHITLMSYNCVLAMPTLNRATAVTVTVKAELLTSAPLMKAMAIDPRDTDTVASTVATLPRVCHPAMSDVAFFFRSALVQIDAGVTTVLLSTSTRMVLYHTAARWLVLLAARVKVRFAPPLPTNRWLLGLVTEKKMRAGLSRTEKTVTTTATARIAIRAARM, encoded by the coding sequence atgcctgagcggttttggagcAAGAAGATAACGGGAGTGCACATCACATTGATGTCGTACAACTGCGTCTTGGCGATGCCGACCTTGAACCGGGCCACGGCGGTGACCGTCACGGTGAAAGCAGAGCTATTGACGTCGGCGCCGTTGATGAAGGCCATGGCCATCGATCCCCGAGACACCGACACTGTAGCGTCGACAGTCGCCACGCTCCCACGGGTCTGCCACCCAGCCATGAGCGACGTCGCGTTCTTCTTCAGGTCGGCCTTGGTCCAGATCGACGCCGGGGTCACCACCGTGCTGTTGAGCACGTCGACGAGGATGGTGTTGTACCACACTGCCGCGCGCTGGCTGGTGTTGTTGGCGGCGAGGGTGAAGGTGAGATTCGCACCTCCATTGCCCACCAACAGGTGGCTCCTAGGATTGGTTACGGAGAAGAAAATGCGTGCAGGGCTCAGCAGGACGGAGAAGACGGTGACGACGACCGCCACGGCGAGGATCGCCATCAGAGCTGCCAGGATGTAG